One region of Qipengyuania sp. SS22 genomic DNA includes:
- a CDS encoding lipopolysaccharide biosynthesis protein, which yields MRSALAWRWGSQLVAQFITWGSTILVVRLLDPADYGLFAMSQVIVTALHFLNGWSFASSLIQADEVGERDIGQVFALLLITNGSLAAIQLLLAPVVADYYGQPEVADLLRVQALIFAMIPFTALPTALLARRLEFRSQGIANLVSAVTAAATALVLAWQGFGVWALIYAPIAGFAVRALIMSVAARLWVRPVFNLKGAGRMIGFGGALTLCQLFWIVQSQSDIFIAGRVFSVYDLGLYSEALFLTLIVTGRFIPPLNDVAFPAYAELHKAGRSLGPYFERTAQSVLLVVSPIYIGLSLTAPEAILVVFGEKWTGMAPIVSGLALVMPLMALQIICSPTCTATGKERIYLATSIAGAAIFATSFLIGVQFGAQGLVHAWWIAAPLLLAFTLALTLPQIGLSMKRLALALAPPVLACLIMAAVVLGLRQILPADIGPVATLGILGSAGAATYAGILYLVWPDVVRQSIAMIRRTPADPLPPHASAPVPADRTSTITD from the coding sequence GTGCGTAGCGCGCTCGCGTGGAGATGGGGCAGCCAGCTGGTCGCCCAGTTCATCACCTGGGGCTCGACCATATTGGTCGTGCGCCTGCTCGACCCGGCGGACTACGGCCTCTTCGCCATGAGCCAGGTGATCGTCACCGCGCTCCACTTCCTCAATGGCTGGAGCTTCGCCAGTTCGCTGATCCAGGCGGATGAGGTGGGCGAGCGCGATATCGGCCAGGTCTTCGCCCTTCTTCTGATCACCAACGGGTCGCTTGCCGCGATCCAGCTGCTGCTCGCCCCGGTCGTCGCGGATTACTACGGTCAGCCGGAGGTGGCCGACCTGCTGCGCGTGCAGGCGCTGATCTTCGCGATGATCCCCTTTACCGCTCTCCCCACTGCGCTGCTTGCACGGCGGCTCGAGTTTCGCAGCCAGGGCATTGCCAATCTGGTGTCCGCAGTGACCGCGGCGGCCACCGCGCTGGTGCTGGCGTGGCAGGGCTTCGGCGTATGGGCGCTTATCTATGCGCCGATCGCGGGCTTTGCAGTGCGCGCGCTGATCATGAGCGTTGCTGCCCGGCTGTGGGTGCGCCCGGTGTTCAATCTCAAAGGTGCCGGGCGGATGATCGGCTTTGGCGGGGCGCTGACGCTGTGCCAGCTGTTCTGGATCGTCCAGAGCCAGAGCGACATCTTCATCGCCGGACGGGTATTCTCGGTCTACGACCTCGGCCTCTATTCCGAAGCGCTCTTCCTGACGCTGATCGTTACCGGGCGTTTTATCCCGCCGCTGAACGACGTCGCCTTCCCCGCCTATGCCGAACTGCACAAGGCAGGGCGCAGCCTCGGCCCCTATTTCGAGCGCACGGCGCAAAGCGTCCTGCTGGTCGTCTCCCCCATCTATATAGGGCTGTCGCTGACCGCCCCCGAAGCGATCCTGGTGGTGTTCGGCGAGAAATGGACCGGGATGGCGCCGATCGTTTCGGGCCTTGCGCTGGTAATGCCGCTGATGGCGCTGCAGATCATCTGTTCGCCCACCTGCACCGCGACGGGCAAGGAACGCATCTATCTTGCCACCAGCATTGCCGGCGCAGCGATCTTCGCAACCTCCTTCCTTATCGGTGTGCAATTCGGCGCGCAGGGACTGGTGCATGCCTGGTGGATCGCCGCCCCCCTGCTGCTCGCCTTTACCCTCGCGCTGACGCTGCCGCAGATCGGCCTTTCGATGAAGCGCTTGGCGCTGGCACTGGCGCCCCCGGTCCTCGCCTGTCTGATCATGGCTGCGGTGGTGCTGGGTCTGCGCCAGATCCTGCCCGCGGATATCGGCCCTGTCGCGACGTTGGGAATTCTCGGGAGCGCGGGCGCCGCCACCTATGCGGGCATCCTCTATCTCGTCTGGCCCGACGTGGTGCGCCAGAGCATTGCGATGATCAGGCGCACCCCGGCAGATCCGCTGCCGCCGCACGCCTCCGCGCCAGTGCCCGCCGATCGAACCAGTACCATAACGGATTGA
- a CDS encoding aspartyl protease family protein, whose product MARYGFSRLAAAAALAIAAPLAAQSPAPAEDGAQSPTEDHVIDRDRYERLTVPVTIAGQGPYRFLIDTGAQATVVTHRIVDDLALPRRGRAMLVAMGSAEMVDLIEVDELRFADRSVTGLLSPLLHSSNIGADGILGLDSLQDLRVLIDFREERMRVADAATLGGNAGYEIIVRARRKLGQMVITNALVDNIRVAVVVDTGAQNTLGNSALLRKLRARDMGTITSMDVHGTQVVSDLSYARELEIGGMTMGNVPIGFTDSPTFAALGLGKRPALILGIGSMRVFDRVAIDFARRQILFDIPSAQDASRARAMFMYDVPVPDEPGTP is encoded by the coding sequence ATGGCTCGATACGGGTTTTCCCGATTGGCCGCCGCCGCCGCGCTGGCGATAGCCGCGCCGCTGGCTGCGCAGTCGCCCGCCCCTGCCGAAGATGGCGCGCAGTCACCGACCGAAGACCATGTCATCGACCGCGATCGCTACGAACGGCTGACCGTGCCCGTCACTATTGCAGGTCAGGGTCCCTATCGCTTCCTTATCGATACCGGCGCGCAGGCCACCGTAGTCACGCATAGGATCGTCGATGATCTCGCGCTGCCGCGCCGCGGGCGGGCAATGCTCGTCGCGATGGGCAGCGCCGAGATGGTCGATCTGATCGAAGTCGACGAGCTGCGCTTTGCCGACCGTTCGGTCACCGGCCTGCTATCCCCGCTGCTTCATTCCAGCAATATCGGCGCCGACGGAATCCTCGGCCTCGACAGCCTGCAGGATTTGCGCGTGCTGATCGACTTCCGCGAAGAACGCATGCGAGTGGCCGATGCGGCGACGCTGGGCGGCAATGCGGGGTACGAGATTATCGTCCGCGCGCGGCGCAAGCTGGGGCAGATGGTCATCACCAATGCGCTGGTCGACAATATCCGCGTCGCCGTGGTCGTCGATACCGGCGCGCAAAACACCTTGGGCAACAGCGCGCTGCTGCGCAAACTGCGCGCGCGCGACATGGGCACGATCACCAGCATGGACGTTCACGGGACGCAGGTGGTGAGCGACCTTTCCTACGCGCGCGAGCTGGAGATCGGCGGGATGACGATGGGCAACGTTCCGATCGGCTTTACCGACAGCCCGACCTTCGCCGCGCTCGGCCTGGGCAAGCGGCCTGCGCTGATCCTGGGGATCGGCAGTATGCGCGTATTCGACCGGGTGGCGATCGATTTCGCCCGCCGCCAGATACTGTTCGACATTCCCAGCGCGCAGGATGCCTCGCGCGCGCGCGCGATGTTTATGTATGACGTGCCCGTTCCGGACGAGCCGGGGACCCCTTAG
- a CDS encoding ABCB family ABC transporter ATP-binding protein/permease, which produces MPPDPTASAQHHDPEGWTTVRRFLPYLWPADKPHLKRRIVGAMLFVLMAKGTMLALPFAYKGAVDAMTTPANEAAMVALAFVIAYAAGRLAAVVFDNLRNITFERVGQDATRQLAEDTFARLHRLSLRFHLSRRTGEVTKTIDRGTKSIDVMLYFLLFNIAPTALELIAVGVIFYLNFGWELVAATALTVAAYITVTRKITEWRNDLRRQMNELDGTALARSVDSLLNYETVKYFGAEVRERERYAESAHAYAEAAVKSENSLGLLNISQAVIMNLLMGGAMGFTVWQWSKGVLTTGDLVLVNTYLIQLFRPLDMLGMVYRTVRQGLIDMAEMFRLIDTNAEVQDAPGAPALVVRRPTLAFEDVVFGYEEDRTILHGLSFEVPAGSHVAIVGPSGAGKSTIGRLLFRFYDPWQGRILIDGQDIAQVTQASLRDKIGIVPQDTVLFNDTIGYNIAYGRAAASAEQVAAAASAAAILPFIERLPDGFDTEVGERGLKLSGGEKQRVAIARTLVKDPPILLLDEATSALDSRTEQAILATLRRVSEDRTTLAIAHRLSTIADADRILVLEQGRLAESGTHGDLLRARGLYAEMWARQQAESDA; this is translated from the coding sequence ATGCCGCCCGACCCGACAGCCTCCGCCCAGCATCACGATCCCGAGGGCTGGACCACGGTCCGGCGCTTCCTTCCCTATCTCTGGCCCGCCGATAAACCGCATCTGAAGCGGCGGATCGTCGGCGCGATGCTGTTCGTGCTGATGGCCAAGGGGACCATGCTGGCGCTGCCGTTCGCCTATAAGGGCGCGGTCGATGCGATGACCACGCCCGCGAACGAGGCGGCGATGGTCGCGCTGGCCTTCGTCATTGCCTATGCCGCGGGACGCCTCGCCGCGGTGGTGTTCGACAATCTGCGCAACATCACCTTCGAACGCGTCGGACAGGATGCCACGCGCCAGCTGGCCGAGGACACCTTCGCCCGGCTGCACCGGCTATCGCTGCGCTTCCACCTCTCGCGCCGCACCGGCGAGGTGACCAAGACGATCGACCGCGGGACCAAGAGCATCGATGTCATGCTCTATTTCCTGCTGTTCAACATCGCCCCGACTGCGCTCGAACTGATCGCGGTGGGCGTGATCTTCTACCTCAACTTCGGCTGGGAGCTGGTCGCCGCCACCGCGCTGACCGTGGCCGCCTATATTACGGTGACCCGCAAGATCACCGAATGGCGCAACGATTTGCGCCGCCAGATGAACGAGCTCGACGGGACCGCGCTGGCGCGCTCGGTCGACAGCCTGCTCAATTACGAAACGGTCAAATATTTCGGCGCCGAAGTGCGCGAGCGCGAACGTTATGCGGAATCCGCGCATGCCTATGCCGAAGCCGCGGTGAAGAGCGAAAACTCGCTCGGCCTGCTCAACATCAGCCAAGCGGTGATCATGAACCTGCTGATGGGCGGCGCGATGGGCTTTACCGTGTGGCAATGGAGCAAGGGCGTGCTGACCACCGGCGACCTGGTGCTGGTCAACACCTATCTGATCCAGCTTTTCCGCCCGCTCGACATGCTCGGCATGGTCTATCGTACGGTCCGGCAGGGGCTGATCGACATGGCCGAGATGTTCCGCCTGATCGATACCAATGCCGAAGTGCAGGATGCCCCCGGCGCCCCGGCGCTGGTCGTACGGCGGCCGACGCTGGCCTTCGAGGATGTCGTCTTCGGCTATGAGGAAGACCGCACCATCCTCCACGGGCTGAGCTTCGAGGTCCCCGCCGGCAGTCATGTCGCGATCGTCGGTCCCTCGGGCGCGGGCAAGAGCACGATCGGACGGCTGCTGTTCCGCTTCTACGACCCGTGGCAAGGCCGGATCCTGATCGACGGACAGGATATTGCGCAAGTGACGCAGGCCTCGCTGCGCGACAAGATCGGCATCGTCCCGCAGGACACCGTGCTGTTCAACGACACCATCGGCTACAATATCGCCTATGGCCGCGCCGCGGCGAGCGCCGAGCAGGTGGCCGCAGCCGCCAGCGCGGCGGCGATCCTCCCGTTCATCGAACGCCTGCCCGACGGCTTCGATACCGAGGTCGGCGAGCGCGGGCTCAAGCTGTCGGGGGGCGAGAAACAGCGCGTCGCGATTGCGCGGACGCTGGTCAAGGACCCGCCGATCCTGCTGCTCGACGAAGCGACCAGCGCGCTGGACAGCCGCACCGAACAGGCGATCCTCGCCACGCTGCGCCGGGTATCCGAAGATCGCACCACGCTGGCCATCGCGCACCGCCTGTCGACCATTGCCGATGCCGACCGCATCCTCGTGCTCGAGCAGGGGCGGCTGGCGGAAAGCGGGACGCATGGCGACCTGCTGCGCGCGCGCGGTCTCTATGCCGAGATGTGGGCGCGCCAGCAGGCCGAAAGCGACGCCTGA
- a CDS encoding SulP family inorganic anion transporter, which translates to MLDRAAIHRDWFSNIRADVLAGLVVALALIPEAIGFSIIAGVDPRVGLYASVAIAMVIAFTGGRPGMISAATAAVAVVVVPLVRDHGVEYLFAATILMGVFQGIAALLRLDLLMQFVSRSVITGFVNALAILIFMAQLPQLDPSNAGIGWMTYAMVAAALAMIYIIPKFTTAVPSPLIAIIVLTALTIFLDAPVNTVTDMGELPEGLPYFALPNVPLTWETLTIIAPYAATMAAVGLLESLLTAQIVDDMTHTGSNKRRESGGQGIANIVAAFFGGMGGCAMIGQSVINVTSGGRGRLSTFTAGLSLLILLALLGDLVGQVPMPALVAIMIMVSIGTFSWNSIPNIGKHPWQSSVVMLVTVAVVVATHNLALGVLAGVVLSGVFFTHKVMTMFEVVRERDGETATYRAKGQIFYASVERFEAALGPESIMPDPADHVIIDVSKAHFWDISAIGALDKVVERMRRNGRSVQVVGLNRASSDLVDKFALTDKTGVEIGLAPHP; encoded by the coding sequence ATGCTCGACCGTGCCGCGATCCACCGCGACTGGTTTTCCAACATCCGCGCAGACGTGCTCGCCGGGCTCGTCGTCGCGCTGGCGCTGATCCCCGAGGCGATCGGCTTCTCGATCATCGCCGGGGTCGATCCGCGGGTCGGGCTCTATGCCTCGGTGGCGATCGCCATGGTGATCGCCTTTACCGGGGGGCGTCCGGGCATGATCTCGGCGGCGACTGCAGCGGTGGCCGTGGTGGTGGTGCCGCTGGTACGCGACCACGGGGTCGAATATCTGTTCGCCGCGACCATCCTGATGGGTGTGTTCCAGGGCATTGCGGCGCTGCTGCGGCTCGACCTGCTGATGCAATTCGTCAGCCGTTCGGTCATTACCGGCTTCGTCAATGCACTCGCCATTCTCATCTTCATGGCGCAGCTGCCGCAGCTCGATCCGAGCAATGCGGGGATCGGCTGGATGACCTATGCGATGGTCGCTGCCGCGCTGGCGATGATCTATATCATCCCGAAGTTCACCACTGCCGTGCCCAGCCCGCTGATCGCGATCATCGTGCTGACCGCGCTGACGATCTTCCTCGATGCGCCGGTCAACACAGTCACCGACATGGGCGAACTGCCCGAAGGCCTGCCCTATTTCGCGCTGCCCAATGTGCCGCTGACGTGGGAAACGCTGACCATCATCGCCCCCTATGCAGCGACCATGGCCGCGGTCGGCCTGCTCGAATCGCTGCTCACCGCGCAGATCGTTGACGACATGACGCATACCGGCAGCAACAAGCGCCGCGAAAGCGGCGGCCAGGGCATTGCCAACATCGTCGCCGCCTTCTTCGGCGGCATGGGCGGCTGCGCGATGATCGGCCAGTCGGTCATCAATGTGACCAGCGGCGGCCGCGGCCGGTTGTCGACCTTTACCGCGGGCCTTTCGCTGCTGATCCTGCTGGCATTGCTCGGCGATCTGGTCGGCCAGGTGCCGATGCCCGCGCTGGTTGCGATCATGATCATGGTCTCGATCGGGACCTTCAGCTGGAACTCGATCCCCAATATCGGCAAGCACCCGTGGCAAAGCTCGGTGGTGATGCTGGTCACCGTCGCGGTCGTCGTGGCCACGCATAATCTCGCGCTGGGCGTGCTCGCGGGCGTGGTGCTCTCGGGTGTGTTCTTCACTCACAAGGTGATGACGATGTTCGAGGTCGTGCGCGAACGCGATGGCGAGACTGCCACTTACCGCGCCAAGGGCCAGATCTTCTACGCCAGCGTCGAACGCTTCGAAGCCGCGCTTGGCCCTGAAAGCATCATGCCCGACCCCGCCGACCATGTGATCATCGATGTGTCGAAAGCCCACTTCTGGGACATCAGCGCGATCGGCGCGCTCGACAAGGTCGTCGAACGCATGCGCCGCAATGGCCGCAGCGTGCAGGTGGTCGGGCTCAACCGCGCCAGCAGCGACCTGGTCGACAAGTTCGCGCTGACCGACAAGACGGGCGTCGAAATCGGGCTCGCGCCACATCCCTGA
- a CDS encoding SDR family oxidoreductase, translating into MKLLDSKAAIITGASSGIGKAAATLFAAHGAAVVLVARREGPLDSAVAEIEDLGGRALAIVGDVTEERTHKQAVAAARAEFGGLHIAFNNAGLVGAMKPLTEIEPREWSKVLAVNLTAAFLGARAQIPAMLEQGAGALVFTGSFVGNSVGLPGMCPYAAAKAGLMGLVRGITADYAAAGIRANALLPGGTATDMAGDAAQREWAAGLHAMKRIANPEEIAQAALFLASDMSSFVTGSALWADGGNAAVKL; encoded by the coding sequence GTGAAATTGTTAGACAGCAAAGCAGCCATCATCACGGGCGCTAGTTCGGGTATTGGGAAGGCGGCCGCAACACTGTTTGCCGCGCACGGTGCTGCAGTGGTTCTCGTCGCGCGACGGGAGGGTCCGCTGGACTCGGCGGTGGCGGAAATTGAAGATTTAGGAGGGCGTGCTCTCGCCATCGTGGGGGACGTGACGGAAGAGCGCACGCACAAGCAGGCCGTCGCTGCCGCACGGGCAGAGTTTGGCGGCTTGCACATCGCCTTCAACAATGCAGGCCTGGTTGGAGCTATGAAGCCGCTGACCGAGATAGAGCCTCGGGAATGGTCGAAAGTGCTGGCGGTGAACCTGACGGCTGCATTTCTCGGCGCTCGAGCACAGATCCCCGCGATGCTGGAGCAAGGGGCTGGCGCACTTGTGTTCACCGGGAGCTTTGTCGGCAACAGCGTGGGATTGCCGGGTATGTGTCCGTATGCAGCGGCGAAGGCTGGGTTGATGGGTCTCGTCCGCGGGATAACGGCGGACTATGCTGCTGCTGGCATTCGGGCGAACGCCCTTCTGCCTGGCGGCACTGCAACCGACATGGCTGGCGACGCGGCCCAGCGAGAATGGGCTGCCGGCCTCCACGCCATGAAGCGGATCGCCAATCCCGAAGAAATCGCACAAGCGGCGCTTTTCTTGGCCAGCGACATGTCGAGCTTCGTTACCGGGTCGGCGCTGTGGGCAGACGGCGGCAACGCGGCGGTAAAACTATAG
- a CDS encoding ACT domain-containing protein, with the protein MGGPVRDGRAMIAAMAPRLDPRSWRFVLVMPDTAPQLLGAAISTFREDEGVTAIVPAELADELGIDGPDFARITLTVHSDLEGVGLTAAVATALAAAGVACNMVAAFHHDHAFVPSDRADEAMDVLHALSASSK; encoded by the coding sequence ATGGGCGGGCCGGTGCGCGATGGCCGGGCGATGATCGCCGCCATGGCGCCCCGGCTCGACCCACGCAGCTGGCGATTCGTCCTCGTTATGCCCGACACCGCGCCGCAATTGCTCGGCGCGGCTATCAGTACTTTTCGCGAGGACGAGGGCGTAACCGCGATCGTGCCGGCAGAGCTGGCGGATGAACTGGGGATCGACGGCCCGGACTTCGCGCGCATCACACTGACGGTGCATTCCGACCTCGAAGGCGTTGGCCTGACCGCAGCCGTTGCGACTGCGCTGGCCGCAGCCGGGGTCGCCTGCAACATGGTCGCGGCTTTTCATCACGATCATGCCTTCGTGCCTTCCGACCGGGCCGATGAGGCAATGGACGTGCTGCATGCACTGTCCGCATCATCGAAGTGA
- the hslU gene encoding ATP-dependent protease ATPase subunit HslU gives MTQALTPKAIVAALDEHIIGQKDAKRAVAVALRNRWRRQRLGAELRDEVTPKNILMIGPTGCGKTEISRRLAKLAEAPFIKIEATKFTEVGYVGRDVDQIARDLAEEAIRLEKDRRREAVRETASKAAMDRLLTALVGDNASEATREAFRQRIVDNSMNDTEVEIEVREAPSSPMDVPGMPGGVGMIDLSDMLGKAMGKSPLKRRKLKVPDAWDRLVEEESDKRMDQDDINRVALENAETNGIVFLDEIDKIAVSDVRGGSVSREGVQRDLLPLIEGTTVATKYGPMKTDHVLFIASGAFHLSKPSDMLPELQGRLPIRVELRALTEEDFVRILKETRANLVEQYRALIGTEDVTLDFTEDAITEVAKLAAQVNEAVENIGARRLQTVMERLLEDISFEAEEHKGETITIDAAYVRERLETLAGDTDLSKYIL, from the coding sequence ATGACCCAAGCACTGACCCCCAAGGCGATTGTCGCCGCGCTCGACGAGCACATCATCGGCCAGAAGGATGCCAAGCGCGCGGTCGCCGTGGCGCTGCGCAACCGCTGGCGCCGCCAGCGGCTCGGCGCCGAGCTGCGCGACGAGGTGACGCCCAAGAATATCCTGATGATCGGCCCCACCGGCTGCGGCAAGACCGAGATCAGCCGGCGACTGGCCAAGCTCGCCGAAGCGCCCTTCATCAAGATCGAGGCGACCAAGTTCACCGAGGTCGGCTATGTCGGCCGCGATGTCGACCAGATCGCCCGCGATCTCGCCGAAGAAGCGATCCGGCTGGAAAAGGACCGCCGCCGCGAGGCGGTGCGCGAAACCGCGAGCAAGGCGGCAATGGACCGCTTGCTCACCGCGCTGGTCGGCGACAATGCCAGCGAAGCGACGCGCGAGGCCTTTCGCCAGCGGATCGTCGACAATTCAATGAACGATACCGAGGTCGAGATCGAGGTGCGCGAAGCGCCCAGCTCGCCGATGGACGTGCCCGGAATGCCCGGCGGGGTCGGCATGATCGACCTCTCGGATATGCTCGGCAAGGCGATGGGCAAGAGCCCGCTCAAGCGCCGCAAGCTGAAAGTGCCCGATGCCTGGGACCGGCTGGTCGAGGAAGAGAGCGACAAGCGCATGGATCAGGACGACATCAATCGCGTCGCGCTGGAAAATGCCGAAACCAACGGCATCGTGTTCCTCGACGAGATCGACAAGATCGCGGTCAGCGATGTGCGTGGCGGATCGGTCAGCCGCGAAGGCGTGCAGCGCGACCTGCTGCCGCTGATCGAAGGCACCACGGTGGCGACCAAATACGGGCCGATGAAGACCGACCACGTACTCTTCATCGCGAGCGGCGCCTTCCACCTGTCCAAGCCTTCGGACATGTTGCCCGAATTGCAGGGCCGCCTGCCGATCCGCGTCGAATTGCGCGCGCTCACCGAAGAGGACTTCGTCCGCATCCTCAAGGAAACGCGCGCCAATCTGGTCGAACAGTACCGGGCGCTGATCGGGACCGAAGACGTCACGCTCGATTTCACCGAGGATGCGATCACCGAAGTCGCCAAGCTGGCGGCCCAGGTCAATGAAGCGGTCGAGAACATCGGTGCCCGCCGCCTGCAGACGGTCATGGAACGCCTGCTCGAGGACATCAGCTTCGAAGCCGAGGAGCACAAGGGCGAGACGATCACGATCGACGCCGCCTATGTGCGCGAACGGCTCGAAACGCTGGCGGGCGATACCGACCTCAGCAAGTATATCCTGTAA
- the hslV gene encoding ATP-dependent protease subunit HslV: protein MDANDNRHGLTQWHSTTIIGVKRGDVTVIAGDGQVSMGNTVMKPNAKKVRRIGEGEKVVAGFAGATADAFTLFERLEKKLEQYNGQLLRAAVELTKDWRMDKYLRNLEALMIVADKDNLLVLTGNGDVLEPEGGIAAIGSGGNYALSAAKALVDYEDDPETIARKAMAVAADVCVFTNGNVTVETV from the coding sequence ATGGATGCAAACGACAATCGCCACGGGCTGACCCAGTGGCATTCCACCACCATCATCGGCGTCAAGCGCGGCGATGTTACCGTGATTGCCGGGGACGGACAGGTCTCCATGGGCAATACGGTGATGAAGCCCAACGCCAAGAAGGTCCGCCGGATCGGCGAAGGCGAGAAAGTCGTCGCCGGGTTCGCCGGTGCGACCGCCGATGCCTTCACGCTGTTCGAACGGCTCGAAAAGAAGCTCGAGCAATATAACGGCCAGCTCCTGCGCGCCGCGGTCGAGCTGACCAAGGACTGGCGCATGGACAAGTACCTGCGCAATCTCGAAGCCCTGATGATCGTGGCCGACAAGGACAACCTCCTCGTCCTCACCGGCAATGGCGATGTGCTCGAACCCGAAGGCGGGATCGCAGCGATCGGCTCGGGCGGCAATTACGCGCTCAGCGCAGCCAAGGCGCTCGTCGATTACGAAGACGATCCCGAAACCATCGCACGCAAGGCCATGGCGGTTGCCGCCGACGTCTGCGTCTTCACCAACGGCAATGTGACCGTCGAAACCGTTTGA
- a CDS encoding outer membrane protein assembly factor BamE, with product MNRSKILGLAVVGAAAIATSGCAAIREPRGYIVDATLLQSVQPGIDNERSVTGTLGRPTFESQYGEKTWYYVSSTTGRKPFVRPRIREHSVLAVKFDAAGNVISAEQTGMDKVVFLSPDGNETPTLGRERGFLQDLFGNIGAVGQPGVGG from the coding sequence ATGAACAGGTCGAAAATTCTGGGCCTCGCCGTAGTTGGCGCGGCCGCCATTGCCACAAGCGGTTGCGCTGCGATCCGCGAACCGCGCGGCTATATCGTCGACGCTACCCTGCTGCAGTCGGTCCAGCCGGGCATCGATAACGAGCGCAGCGTCACCGGTACGCTCGGGCGCCCGACCTTCGAAAGCCAGTATGGCGAGAAGACCTGGTATTATGTGTCGAGCACGACGGGGCGCAAGCCGTTCGTCCGTCCGCGCATCCGGGAACATTCGGTCTTGGCGGTGAAGTTCGATGCCGCCGGTAATGTCATCTCGGCCGAACAAACCGGCATGGACAAGGTCGTCTTTCTCAGCCCCGATGGCAATGAGACACCGACACTGGGCCGCGAGCGGGGCTTCCTGCAGGACCTGTTCGGCAACATCGGTGCGGTCGGCCAACCGGGCGTCGGCGGCTAG
- a CDS encoding ubiquinol-cytochrome C chaperone family protein — MSILARLFGTIFSSGPDPREEWRPLWHRVVAEARDPDWYRMCGVADSVEGRYDMITLVLTLVMLRLEDAGDMGPATARLTELFVEDMEGQMREAGIGDPTVGKKINALMESMNGRIGAYRDGLRSDPKVLVEAVRRNVTMAQPDEAEALVQRMAALHARLERSSVDELRAGEIAA, encoded by the coding sequence GTGTCTATCCTTGCCCGCCTTTTCGGCACCATCTTTTCCTCCGGCCCGGACCCGCGCGAGGAATGGCGCCCCCTGTGGCACCGCGTGGTCGCCGAAGCGCGCGATCCCGACTGGTACCGCATGTGCGGCGTCGCCGACAGCGTCGAGGGGCGCTACGACATGATCACGCTAGTGCTGACCCTGGTAATGCTGCGGCTGGAGGATGCGGGCGACATGGGCCCGGCCACCGCCCGGCTGACCGAATTGTTCGTCGAAGACATGGAAGGCCAGATGCGCGAAGCAGGCATCGGCGATCCCACCGTAGGCAAGAAGATCAATGCGCTGATGGAAAGCATGAACGGGCGCATCGGCGCCTATCGCGACGGGCTGCGCAGCGATCCCAAAGTGCTGGTCGAGGCGGTCCGCCGCAACGTCACCATGGCCCAGCCTGACGAAGCCGAGGCGCTGGTCCAGCGCATGGCCGCGCTGCATGCGCGGCTCGAACGCTCGAGCGTCGACGAATTGCGCGCAGGCGAGATCGCAGCATGA
- a CDS encoding YceD family protein, with product MSTGELSRLVKPRALPGASLVVEASEAERAALAQRFAVTSVPDLTATVAFDTDDEAVLANGTLTATIEQPCAVTRENIRYTVTEPLALRFVPAGTTPDYAPDEEVELDTEDLDEIAYEGDAFDLGEAIAQTLALAIDPYREGPGADEARRKAGITSDEEQASSGPLAEALAALKKG from the coding sequence ATGAGCACAGGAGAACTCAGCCGCTTGGTAAAGCCGCGTGCGCTGCCCGGAGCGTCGCTGGTCGTGGAGGCCAGCGAGGCCGAACGCGCCGCGCTGGCGCAGCGGTTCGCTGTCACCTCGGTCCCCGACCTTACCGCGACTGTCGCCTTCGACACCGATGACGAAGCGGTGCTGGCCAATGGCACGCTCACTGCGACCATCGAACAGCCCTGTGCGGTGACGCGCGAGAATATCCGCTATACGGTGACCGAACCGCTCGCACTGCGCTTCGTGCCTGCGGGAACGACGCCGGACTATGCGCCCGACGAGGAAGTCGAACTCGATACCGAAGACCTCGACGAGATTGCTTACGAGGGCGATGCCTTCGATCTCGGCGAGGCGATCGCGCAGACGCTCGCGCTGGCCATCGATCCCTATCGCGAAGGCCCTGGCGCGGACGAAGCGCGCCGCAAGGCCGGCATCACCAGCGACGAGGAGCAGGCCTCCAGTGGCCCGCTGGCCGAAGCGCTGGCGGCGCTGAAGAAGGGTTAG